The region gaagcacggattCTTAACCTTTGTACCACCATGCAAGTCCcatcatttatatttttggcttttcTCTGGAGGACTCAAATTGCAGATTGACTGATTTTGAAGTAAATAAGGTATTATGGGTATATtagtaattttattaaataattgatttgtgttattttttattcaagGGTAGATTTTTTAGTGTGAATCTGAATGAAGAAATCCTGAGAAGAGGTCTTGGCAAAACTGTTCTTGTTAAGGGGTTAAGTCATGATTCTAAAATCTATTGGAGAATTCACAGAAATTTACTTAAAGCTGAATTAACAGCcttaaaaaaaggagaaggaataTGGAAGGAAGACTCTGAAAAAGAGAGTTATTTGGAAAAACTGAAAGGCTCCTGGAGAGAAATATGGAAAAAAGAcagttatttgaaaaaaaatggatCAGATTCCaacttgaaaaaagaaagttattatGACAGATTTAAAAGGTCTTATGAAACATGGAAAGAGAACATGAATAACCACTCCTTAGTACTGAAGTTCAGAGAACTTACGAGTCGCATACACTTTcgtagaaaagaatgaaatattccaAGAGGTCTGGAGGTGACCTactccaaaaagaataaaacgtGTAATTATAATGGATATTTTTCATTGAGTTGAAATGGGAAATTTCCCCAGAAGATCAAAGTTGCATTCTAATGGTATTTAACTATTTAAGAGATGATTCTTTGTACATGTAATATCAGAGTAATGTAAATAAATTGTGATTAATATAGTATGGttttaagaagaatgaaatactCCATAGAAGTTacaggttgggcttccctgctggctcagtggtaaagaatccacctatcaacgCAGAAGACAACTAAGCCTGTCcagcacaactgctgagcctgtacTCTAAAGCCCAGGAGCTACAACTGCTGAATCCCTgcgcccgagagcctgtgctccacaacaggagaagctaccacaatgagaatccCACAAACTACAcatagagaaaagcctgagcagcgaTGATGACCCAACGGagtccaaaaaaattttttatcaggTTGAAGAAGGTATACATATAATGATGGTATATGAAGAGAAAGTGGAACTATTGGCCGTTGTATTATTTTAGTCATTTGGGGCAGCCATGTTTAGCTTTTGTTGAAAgacagtatttgtttattttgccagTTTTATCAACTTTGATTACTTATAATAAAGGAACTCTTTAGGCAGCATGTCTGAGGCTGCTCTTTCTTCTCCACTATTCTCTAATTGCTTGTGAATTTGGGGCAGAGCCATAAGAGAAGTTCACTTAGACCGTTTCTAGTAATAAAGAGTGGCTTCTTTCCACCTGTTGTTAGATGAGGGGGCCAATCCTGAGAACAAAAGCACAGATGTGCTGAGGATGGCGGCACAGAGATGGGAAAGAACAAGGATGCCTTCTGACACTGTCGAGACCCCGAGGACTTGAATTCTCTTGCCTCCCAATTTCTCATTGTGCAAGGTAATACTGCTGGCGATGGAaggaaacaccaacactgcagagtggtttgaatctttgtaTTTTAACTCCTCGCtttttacagctgctttattttatatcctttgcacaacaatctacagggcaagttgccaagcactatgatttagtgactatacagtgcgcaggcgcagggcaagataacctttaccttaacttagttactgcagctaagactttgttttggggaacttccttatcaacttagaatccgttttgtccctgggtctgttccttttgaggaatcagagaaacatccttgtgtgcaagaaatgttcttttcccatgggaacaaacagaggattcttagctgaacatctcgtttgcaagaatgttcagccctggttgagagtctcgtttgcaagcacttcccCACCTTCCTTAATCCTTGTTCCCTACATAAtacagttctttattttttagagtcaGTTTGAGTGGCTTTGAGGATGTGACATACAAAAATATGTACTTGCTGCTAAAATCATCCTGACATTATAAGCTTCTTTCAAAACACCAGCAATGATCCCCTCACAGGGTCTCCAGAAGTTTTTCCTAATGAGTTGCAAAGGAACTGACCAAAGTCAGAGGAGTCATCTGGTCCTCTTCATGCTGACTCCTATCAGAATCAGTGATTTAGAATGGGAAGTTTACTGCTGCAACCTGATTAAAGCAGGAAACTGCTGCTTCCGGGATAAAACATAGCAAAGTAGCatttttctggtggtccagtggttaagaatctgcctgccaacgtggggaacgtgggttccatctctggtctgggaagatttcacatgctgaggggcagctaagcccctgtgccacaactactgaacttgTGCTCTACAGCCCTGGAGCCGCGACTACTGACCCTGCACCCGAAACAAGAGACGAGCCctcactcaccacaaccagagcaGGCCCTCCACAGCAgtgaagccccagcacagccaaatgaatcaataaatacaggttttaaaaataaatgtaacctAAAAATACAGCAAAGTAGATTTCCCAACATTTTCTAATTAAACAACATGAATTTTTAGTGAGGTCTCAAATCTTCCAaagttctttttgtgtgtgtgactttaTTTCATCATCTTTGGGGGAGATTAGGAAGTTATGTGGTAGATTTTGTTCCCTGGATCaatagctttctattttgttttaaagggATGTGTTATTTTTGTTTACAGAGATGTTAGGATTTTTATTTACAGAGATGTTAAACTAGTTTTGTGGCAAGCTCCTgagccttttttccccctcagtttgCCTCCAAGTGATGTCAGATCTCATCACAGTTATCACTGGGGAATTAGTTCTGATGACCTCTGCCAGCTCAGCCAGTGAACTGTTATctttccagttgaactgtttgaAGGCGGGGCTGGTGAAGCCCCTCCTGGGGACTGTGTAACCTGGTCTAATCTTTTCCTTAAagaggtagttcagttcagttcagtcgctcatctgactctttgtgaccccatgaacgcagcatgccaggtctccctgtccatcaccaactcccagattcactcagattcacgtccatcgaggcagtgatgccatccagccatctcatcctctgtcatccccttcttctcctgcccccaattcctccaggcatcaacgtcttttccaatgagtcaactctccacatgaggtggccaaagtactggagtttcagctttagtatcattccttccaaagaaatcccagggttgatctccttcagaatggactggttggatctccttgcagtccaagggactctcaagagtcttctccaacaccacagttcaaaagcatcagttcttcggtgctcagccttatcacaattcaactctcacatccatacatgaccacaggaaaaaccatagccttgactagacagaccttagtcggcaaagtaatgtctctgcttttgaatatactatctaggttggtcataacttttcttccaaggagtaagtgtcttttaatttcatggctgcagtcaccatctgcagtgattttggagccccccccccaaaaaaaaaatcggacactgtttccactatttccccatctatttcccatgaagtgatgggactggatgccatgatgttcgttttctgaatgttgaactttaagcctactttttttcattttcatcaagaggctttttagttcctcttcactttctcccattaagggtggtgtcatctgcatatctgaggttattgatatttctcccagcaatcttgattccagcttgtgtttcttccagtccagcatttctcatgatgtactctgcatagaagttaaattagcagggtgacaatatactcctttccctatttggaaccagtctgttgttccgtatccagttctaactgttgcttcctgacctgcatacaggtttctcaagaggcaggtcaggtgatatggtattcccatctctctcagaattttccacagtttattgtgatccacacagtcaaaggcttgatatagtcaataaagcagaaatagatgttttcctggaactcttttgctttttccatgatccagcggatgttggcaatttgatctctggttcctctgccttttctaaaaccagcttgaacatcaggaagttccgGTTAACAAATTGCTGAAgactgtcttggagaattttgagcattactttactagtgtgtgagatgagtgctactgtgtggtagtttgagcattctttggcattgcctttctttgggattggaatgcaaactgaccttttccagcgctgtggccactgctgagttttccaaatttgctggcatattgagtgcaccactttgacagcatcatcttttatgatttgaaatcgctcaactggaattccatcacctccactagctttgttcgtagtgatgctttctaaggcccacttgacttcacattccaggatgtctggctctagatgagtgatcacaccatcgtgcttatctgggtcatgaagatcttttttgtacagttcttctgtgtattcttgccatctcttcttaatgtcttctgcttctgttaggtccataccatatctgtcctttatcgagcccatttttgcatgaaatgttcccttggtatctctaattttcttgaagaaatctctagtctttcccattctgtagttttcctctatttctttgcattgatcactgaagaaggctttcttatctctccttgctgttctttggaactctgcattcagatacttatacctttctttttctcctttgcttttcacttgtcttcttttcacagctatttgtaaggcctccccagacagccattttgcttttttgcatttcttttccatgaggatggtcttgatccctgtctcctgtacaatgtcacgaacctcattccatagttcatcaggcactctatctatcagatctagtcccttaaatctatttctcacttccactgtataatcctaagggatttgatttaggtcatacctgaatgggctagcagttttccctactttcttcaatttcagtctgaatttggcaataaggagttcatgatctgaaccacagtcagctcctggtcttgtttttgttgactgtatagagcttctccatctttggctgcaaagaatataatcaatctgatttcggtgttgaccatctggtgatgtccatatgtagagtcttctcttgtgttgttggaagagggtgtttgctatgactagtgcattttcttggcaaaactctattagtctttgccctgcttcattccgcattccaaggccaaatttgcctgttactccaggtgtttcttgacttcctacttttgcattccagtcccctataatgaaaaggacatcttttttgggtgttagttctaaaaggtcttgtaggtcttcatcgaaccgttcaacttcagcttcttcagcgttactggttggggcatagacttggattactgtgatattgaatggtttgccttggagatgaacagagatcattctgttgtttttgagattgcatccaagtactgcatttcggactcttttgttgaccatgatggctactccatttcttctgagggattcctgcccacagtagtagatataatggtcatctgagttaaattcacccattccagtccattttagttcgctgattcctagaatgtcaaagttcactcttgccatctcttgtttgaccacttccaatttgccttgattcatggatctgacattccaggttcctatgcaatatcgctctttacagcatcggaccttgcttctatcaccagtctcacccacagctgggtattgtttttggctttggctccatcccgtcATTCTTTCTGgccttatttctccactgatctccagtagcatattgggcacctactgacctggggatttcctctctcagtatcctatcattttgccttttcatactgtttgtggggttctcaaggcaagaatactgaagtggtttgccattcccttctccagtggactacattctgtcagacctctccaccatgacccgctcctcttgggttgccccgcgggcatggcttggtttcattgagttagacaaggctgtggtgctagtgtgattagattcactagttttctgtgagtatggtttcagtgtgtctgccctctgatgccctcttgtaacacctaccatcttacttgggtttctcttatcttgggcgtggggtatctcttcacagctgctccagcaaagcgcagccactgctccttaccttggatgaggggtatctcctcaccaccacccttcctgaccttcaacgtgggatggctcctagGGAACACTAATTAGACCAGCTTGTTTGGTCCAAGGGCAAGATGAACTAGATAACTGCAGAGAGGCTAGATCTTTGTCATTGGGGATGGTTATAACAGGACTatctaaaaatgtgaaaaagtccGTTTAGGCTAAATTTCTGACCAAAGTCCAGGTCTTtaccttagtcgctcagtcgtgtccgactctttgcaaccatggactatagcctactaggctcttctgttcattggattttccaggcaatagtactggagtggattgccatttccttctccaggggatcttcccgacccagggatcgaacctgggtctcccacattgtagacagacgcttaaccgtctgagccaccagggaagtaatagAGGATTtactactactttttaaaataattagttgGTTAGTTTTTgattgtgctgagtctttgttgctgcgtttGGGCTTTCTATAGTTGCAGAAAGTgtgggccactctctagttgtggtgcaagagATTCTCATGGCAGTGCTTCCcttgtcgtggagcacaggctctggagcatgtGGGCTTTTGatacttgtggcatgtggactcagcGGTTGTagctcctgggttctagagcacaggctcagtacttgtggcacacagacttagttgttccttggcatgtgagatcttcctggaccagggatcgaacctttgtctcctgcattggcaggtggattctttacctctgaaccaccaaggaagcccaaggatTTACTACTTCTTGGTCTCTTGCCTTCAAAAATGACAGGGTCCATGACTACCTTTCcccttggctttctttttttggtattttggGTATTTAGgttcctttactttttaaatatatttctatgaCATGAATTTAGTTCTTACAGTATTTCTAAAGGATTGGATTTTTATGGTCCTTTTCTATCTATTTTGTCTTAGATCCACATTTCCTTTtgggggtttatttatttttcatttttcaatcatactttctaaaaaatattcatttatttatttggctgcatcaggtcatAGTCGCAGTGCACAGGTTTAgtggctctgtggcatgtggcatatgggatcttagttccccagccagggattgaacctgctttgTGGATTCTTAaacgctagaccaccagggaagtccccgtaatttttatatatgaaatgcTGATAGCATTACTAGCTTTATCATAATTAACAATAAGCAACACTTGAGAAAAGAGTGAAAGCTAGTCCCATATATATCATTCAGCACTGGTCATTTTTGGCAGCTAAAAGCATATTCCACTAACATCCAGAGGAGGAAAACAGACATCCGAGGGCTTCTTACACGTGGCTTTCTGTTGTGGTGCTAGTGTTTCTGTTAGTTCCATCCATGAGACAGACAAGTTCTGGCTCTTCTCTAGCACATTGGGTCACAGTTACTGTTCAGGGAGGGGTCTGTAGGGCTTTCTGTCATTGTCCCCAGGCTTGGGAGATTCTTAACTCTTCTCTTCCCACTTGCTTCACTCCCAGTGCAATCTAGTTCACAGCCTTTAACTGCCGGATTCCTACCATCTAGGATGGGAAGTGCCCTCGCTATAGCTGAAGGGAAGAAGCATCCTTATCTGCAAACACAAAGGGATGCCAAGAGGAATCCTAACAAACAGGCTTGCTAAATTTCCCCCAGTAAATGTACTACAATTACCTCACTCCTTTCCTATCATATTCCTCCACAACTACATACTCTTCCATCAAGCCTACCATAAAGTACTCAGGTCTATTTCTTTGGGTATACTTTCAGTATACTTTATTTCCTTATGAAGTCTCTTGTGTCACATAAAACTTGTATTAAATAAATTTGTgtgcttttctcttgttaatctttgtcagtttaattttcaaaCCCAGCCAGAGACCCTCAGAAGGTCAAGGAAAACTTCCCCCTCCTCACACCACAAAGAGCCAGAAAAGCCATCTCTACCCCAGCTATCACAGCAGCAGGTACATCTCCTTGGTATGTCTGCCATCTCTTTTAATGGTGACTGAAGCAATAATAGTTCTGTTGGTGCCCTGAACTTCTGAAATGCTGTTTCTTGGCTTCTTGAAATATGTCCTGTTCcagggaagaaggaggagaggaggtCAAGTGAACCTATGCTTTTGCTGCTTTTTCAAACTCcttcagcttaaaatattcagtatactAAGGTGCCatactggggtgggggggtgtgtttgtgtctgtatgctcagtcatggctgattctttgtgaccccatggactatagcctgccaggcttctctgtccatgggatttcccaggcaagaatactggactgggctgccatttccttctccagaggatcttcccaacccagggattgaacctgtgtttcttgcatcttctgcattggcaggcagattctttaccactgtagcacctgggaagcccatattttggGGGTAGCATGTCTTAAACCCCAGCAGTGGTTTGGAACTTTTTTAGTGTTACCAAGGTAGCTATTTCAAGGAAGGCAAACCACAGGAAGAAAGTAATGCAAATTTATGAGaagactgaagaaaataaaatgcccaggattaaaaattaaaatgtcaatagatatctagaaataaaatagtaaaaaagcTTAAGACATGAACCATATTTCTATTCCAAAATGGTTCTTGAGCTCACTCATTTAccttcttttcaaattatgtcaaaatatcaaacaaagaatggagaaaaatggTATAAAAGTTGGAAAACTATATTAATAAGGCCTTTAATTAGCTAGATATTTTGAAGTTTTGCAAACTAGGATGAAAAGAGTTTGACTGAGATAATGATGATTCTAGGGTTCATTATTCCTCGGGAAAGAAGGTGAGTTCCCTCTAGGAAATAAGTCCCTGCACCAGTTTGGGATCTCTGAGTGATGTGAATTCCTTTTGCTCAGGTCTTGaggtgggcttccctcgtggctcagctggtaaagaatccacatgcaatgtgggaaacctgggttagatccctgagttgggaagattcccttggagaaggaaatggccacccactccagtattctagcctggagaattccatggaccgtatagtccatggggttgcaaagagtcagacacaactgagcgactttcactgagGAAGTTCCTCATGATCTGGAAGCCTAAGGCCACATGTCAGTTCATCCAGTGTAATATATAACATAGAGGGAGAATAGGATGTCAATAGTTTCTAGAATATGTTCCAACCTGCTGGACAGGGATAACAGTGCCTCCCAGTCTTGGCAGCGTGCACATTTCTTAGTCAATCTGGGTGCCCAGTTCTGCTCTCTGGAAGATTACCTTTACCTTTCATAGCCTCTTCACAAGGGGGAGGATCTACCCTTTGAGGGCTGGGCAACTTCAGAAGCTCCTTTCTGTTGCTGTGGGTTCATGGTCAAAGGGTTGAGCAatcacatgcatttttttttctcccacaggTTTAAATCTTTATTGTTTTGAGATCTATCAATGTACTGAAAACTACTgcttttccttattttcatttaaaagaaaattatttatttggctgctctgggtcttagttgcgacctgagggatctagttccctgaccaagggttgaacctggtcttcctgcattgggagtgcagagtcttgaccactggaaggctagggaagtcccttcttttcacttttaaagaaCATTGTGGAACCACGTTTTTCAGCTGCAGGTCATGAACTCTAATTAGTGAGATGGACATCAATTTAatgtgttgttgctgctgctgctgctgctgctactaagtcgcttcagttgtgtccgactctgtgcaactccatagacggcagcccaccaggttcccccgtcggtgggattctccaggcaagaacattggagtgggttgccatttccttctccagtgcatgaaaatgaaaagtgaaagtgaagtcgctcagtcgtgtccgcctctttgtgaccccgtgaactgcagcccaccaggcttctccatgcatggggttttccaggcaagagtactggagtggggtgccatcgccttctctgtaaTGTGTTGTTACtagcaattaaagaaaaaaaaaaaaccagaacagaATATATAAGTGCATGGCACATGGCAAAaataagtggtttttttttttttgaaaaaaatttttttttacaaatatgtttGAATGTGTGTACTGGCttggaatgcaaaaatatatGGATTACTAAAAGCCACAAAAGAAGCTCTCGTTCTCCAACAAGCTCTTCTGAAGAATCCTAATCTGTAGATTTATATAACTAAGTTAGGACTACAACTAATTCAGGCAGAAGTGAGATTTTTAGAAACAGAGGTACTGGGATCATTACTtctattttctgttctgttttgttattAAAATAGCTTGTAGAGACTTTGTCAATGAAATTAAGTAATTAGCGCCCTCTTCTGTTCTTCAAcaccactgctgctgttgctaagtcacttcagtcgtgtccgactctgtgtgaccctatagacggcagcccaccaggctcccctgtccccaggattctccaggcaagaacactcaaatgggttgccatttccttctccaatgcatgaaagtgaaaagtgaaagggaagttgctcagtcgtgtccgactcttcgcaaccccatggactgcagcctaccaggctcctctgcccatgggattttccaggcaagagtactggagtggggtgccatcgccttctccgacaacACCACTACACATATCTATTTCAGAgaatcccaggtggctcagatggtaaagaatctgcctgtgatgcgggagactcaggtttgatccctgggtagggaagatctcctggagaagggaatggctactcactccagcatttttgcctggaaaatttcatggacagaggagcctggtgggttacggtccatgggatcacaaaaagttggacacgactggacgaCTAACACTTTTGCACATACTTATTTTAGCACTTGACACATTGTATTAATATGTAGGCGATCTACTGGGTCTTCTTTCACCTCTGAGGTACAGGGCATCCTGTTACTCTACTActactgagtcacttcagtcgtgtccgactctgtgcgaccccatagacggcagcccaccaggctcccccatctctgggattctccaggcaagaacaccagagtgggttgccatttcctcctccaaggcatgaaagtgaaaagtcaaagtgaagtcactcagtcgtgtctgactcttagcgaccccatggaccgcagcccaccaggctcctccgtccatgggattttccaggcaagagtactggagtggggtgccattgccttctccatcctgtTACTCTAACCATCCCTTATACATTTTGGATCATTTCTGCTCCTTCCACTGCATTTAGCTTAGTTGCTTGCTTATTGGGAACtctataaatattcatttaaaataaaggaaCCAAATAAGGAATGAAGTGGACCATTACAGCATTGCCTTCTCATTTTgaccaaaattttatttttccagtctaATTTCCCCTTGTACCTCTCATGATCTTACACCAAGAAAATTGATTTGCCTTAAATAGTCTGAAGGAACATTTTTTAAGCTAGTCAAATTTGAACATGATATTTTGAACAGATCAAGCCCCCAAGTACATATTTAGTTTAAATATGCaagtaaaggaaacaaaaactaaCATATGGTTTTTAAAACACAGTTTTTCCTTTCACTATGTTTGTGTGGGAAAACCTAACCATTTGTtgtctggtttaaaaaaaacaactgttaCTAATAGAGATTGCATGCTTCATTAGGATTCCAAATAGTCCTGGAAATAGAATTTTCCTCATGGTATAAATTGCCTTCCCAGCCCCCAGCTTTCAAAGTTTTGGAATTTGTATTGTCTtaccagtttcttcatttttcactctGCAATATGATTTGCCCATGTGCCTAAACTTTTGTTCAATGACTATAAAAATAATTCCTGTATTAGATGACTGGTCTGCAATTAGATTTTGATTATATTATGGAATTCTGCAGGAATTTGTACTAGTATGGGAGGGGGAAATCCCAGTATATTCCCTAAGGGAAATACGTAATGTCAAAGTTTCAATATTATTTCTTAGACTGTAGGAAGTACTTCAGTTATATGTCTGTCCTGCCCATCAGGCTCTGGCCATCTTGAAAGCTGTAGATATTGGCTCTGTGGGAGGTCTTTCTGGAAACAAAACACGTAGAAGCTGAGTTGTGAAGCTtttaggaggaaggagaggggactCTGTCCTTCTCTGACACTATTGTTTCCTCCAAAATACTTCATTCTGCTCCCCAATTCCCAATAACAACACAAGTTGGGAAGAAACAGAAGATGGGGAAAGTTCACATTAATTAGCATGCTTTCTTCTTTTACAAAGTATTCATTCTATGCTGGGAACTGAAACTTGAGATGTGTAACTGGTTATAAGAAAATCTTAGTTGAATTGAAGGACTTAGGCAGGCATAACTCAGTTACTTTACCTTCATCCAGCATTCACAGGATAAATCTCTTTCCCGAGGTATTAAAATAGGGAACCTGGAGTTTAGAATTCAGATATCTAGTCCAGACTCATTCTGGATCTTGACAATTTAACCTATactttttccttatttgtaagGTGAAAATTGCATTTGCTTGTAATATTTTTGACATTTCCATATAAAAGAGGAAACAATTATATAGGCTTGTTATAGAAAAAGCATACGAATAGcctatttaaaaatgttattaattgTCTATTGGTAAggagtttgggggcttccctcatggttcagacagtaaagaatctgcctgcaatgcaggagatctggggaagatcccttggagaagggaatggcaacccattctagtattcttgcctggagaattccattgacagaggagcttggcaggttacagtttatggggttgcaaagactcggacataactgagcgactgaacaataacaacaagaagAAGGAGTTTacccttaaaacatttttttcttttgtaggcAAAATGTGTTTCAGTGTGTAGTTTCTTAGTATTTAAAAGCTTGAAATGGGTTGCCAATAATAACAGTAAACATAACGGACATTTTTGAGAGCTAATTTTGTACTAGACACTTTGCTAAGAGCTTCACATGTATTGGTCTTCTGTTTAGTTATTTTGGAGGCATGAATTTCTTTCATTAACTGACATTGTAGAACTGCAGAAATGTGTTTATTATCAATGTAAGTATTCCAGtgaattttccacattcttgACTAGATAAAAGATTACCGAAATAGTAATAATTGTTGAACCTGGATAATACAATACCTAGAGTATCCTTATACTAATCTACTTTTGGGTACGTATAAAATTTTCCAtagtaaaaagtgaaaaac is a window of Ovis aries strain OAR_USU_Benz2616 breed Rambouillet chromosome 1, ARS-UI_Ramb_v3.0, whole genome shotgun sequence DNA encoding:
- the C1H3orf33 gene encoding protein C3orf33 homolog isoform X2; amino-acid sequence: MAVAGIMLLLRSVRLTSKFTCSSDIPVEFIRKNVKLRGRLHRITENGLEIEHIPITLPVISSWRKEPCGVLLIKLAGVELTETGKVWLQKELKPSQVLWFQLLGKENSALFCYLLVNKGRFFSVNLNEEILRRGLGKTVLVKGLSHDSKIYWRIHRNLLKAELTALKKGEGIWKEDSEKESYLEKLKGSWREIWKKDSYLKKNGSDSNLKKESYYDRFKRSYETWKENMNNHSLVLKFRELTSRIHFRRKE